From a region of the Spelaeicoccus albus genome:
- a CDS encoding MBL fold metallo-hydrolase yields MAVWICAACGIEHPDTAGPPVRCEICLDERQFVPASGQAWTTSATLEKSGTTSSVVRVAASLHRIIVAPAVAIGQRSLLVTTPDGNLLWDPSGYIDASMIDAVRDLGGIAAVALSHPHMTGAAVSWARTFDVPLYFCRDDAGWIRRPDERIRLWSGTAELGGGIRLVQCGGHFAGSCVAHVPGIGGGALLTGDTIFPGPGTVSAMRSYPNKIPLPERAIRTILRALADYEYERLYGSFENDIAAGASAIVKRSLGRYIEWVRGEADMTEPSGFSGR; encoded by the coding sequence ATGGCAGTTTGGATCTGCGCAGCATGCGGCATCGAACATCCGGACACGGCCGGGCCTCCGGTGCGGTGCGAAATCTGTCTGGACGAGCGGCAATTCGTGCCGGCATCGGGACAGGCCTGGACGACGTCGGCGACGTTGGAAAAGTCCGGAACGACAAGCAGTGTCGTGCGCGTTGCCGCCAGCCTGCACCGCATCATTGTCGCCCCGGCCGTCGCCATCGGCCAGCGATCGCTGCTCGTGACCACGCCGGACGGCAACCTGTTGTGGGATCCGAGCGGATATATCGATGCGTCGATGATCGATGCCGTGCGCGACCTGGGCGGGATCGCCGCAGTAGCGCTCAGTCATCCGCATATGACGGGCGCCGCCGTCAGCTGGGCGCGCACGTTCGACGTGCCGTTGTATTTTTGCCGGGACGACGCAGGCTGGATCAGGCGCCCGGACGAACGTATCCGCCTTTGGTCGGGTACCGCCGAATTGGGCGGCGGAATCCGACTGGTCCAGTGCGGCGGCCATTTCGCCGGCAGCTGCGTCGCCCACGTGCCCGGCATCGGCGGGGGCGCGCTTTTGACCGGCGACACCATCTTCCCGGGCCCTGGAACCGTGTCGGCCATGCGGTCCTATCCCAATAAGATTCCGCTGCCCGAGCGGGCGATCCGCACAATCCTGCGCGCGCTCGCCGATTACGAGTACGAGCGACTGTACGGATCGTTCGAGAACGATATTGCCGCCGGCGCTTCCGCCATCGTCAAGCGCTCGCTCGGCCGGTATATCGAATGGGTGCGCGGCGAGGCGGACATGACGGAACCTTCGGGGTTTTCCGGGCGATGA
- a CDS encoding TetR/AcrR family transcriptional regulator, with amino-acid sequence MAWDTEGTRRRLKEAATIEFAERGPDGTTMARIAERAGINKERLYKYFGDKRALFETVLTDELGKLAATVLVDDPGTQGVGEFAGRTFDYHTDHPELIRLLQWEGLSGGPAADEANRSAHYRKKVEVVIAEQRNGAVTSDLDPAYLTFIFMALAAWWYSVPQLAHMLTGADADDQDERARRRAFVVRAAERLSAPR; translated from the coding sequence ATGGCTTGGGACACCGAAGGCACGCGGCGCCGGCTCAAGGAAGCCGCCACCATCGAGTTCGCGGAGCGGGGGCCCGACGGCACGACGATGGCGCGAATCGCCGAGCGTGCCGGAATCAACAAAGAACGCCTCTACAAGTACTTTGGCGACAAACGTGCCTTGTTCGAGACGGTGTTGACCGACGAGCTGGGCAAGCTGGCAGCCACCGTGCTCGTCGACGACCCCGGCACGCAGGGCGTTGGCGAATTCGCCGGACGCACCTTCGACTACCACACCGACCACCCGGAATTGATTCGGCTGCTGCAATGGGAAGGACTCAGCGGGGGGCCGGCCGCCGACGAGGCGAACCGTTCCGCCCATTACCGGAAGAAGGTCGAGGTGGTGATCGCCGAGCAACGAAACGGTGCCGTGACATCCGATCTCGACCCGGCGTATCTGACATTCATCTTCATGGCGCTTGCCGCGTGGTGGTATTCGGTACCGCAGCTTGCCCACATGCTCACCGGCGCCGACGCCGACGATCAGGACGAGCGTGCCCGCCGTCGGGCGTTCGTGGTCCGGGCCGCCGAACGGCTTTCCGCACCGCGCTGA
- the fdhA gene encoding formaldehyde dehydrogenase, glutathione-independent, producing MPDNRVIVYKGPRQVGIESIDYPKLEIPAEVANGLGMQQKAPHAVILKLVTTNICGSDQHMVRGRTTAPVGQSLGHEITGEVVEKGDDVLFVKEGDICSVPFNIACGRCRMCNEGKTGVCLNVNPARPGAAYGYVDMGGWIGGQAEYVMIPYADFNLLKFPDRDQALEKILDLTMLSDIFPTGYHGAVSAGVTTGSTVYVAGAGPVGLAAAYASHVLGASVVIVGDMNADRLAQARSFGCETVDLSKPGDLPDKLEQILGEPEVDAAVDAVGFEAKGHGEGAAEQPATVLNDIMTATRVGASLGIPGLYVTGDPGGVDENAKIGQIGVRLGLGWAKSHSFTTGQCPVKRYNRQLMNLILAGKADIAKAVNATTISLDEAPDAYQQFDQGAAKKFVIDPHGMVAA from the coding sequence ATGCCAGACAATCGCGTGATCGTATACAAAGGACCGCGCCAGGTAGGAATCGAATCCATTGACTATCCGAAGCTGGAAATCCCTGCCGAGGTCGCCAATGGGCTGGGAATGCAGCAAAAAGCGCCGCACGCCGTCATCTTGAAGCTCGTCACCACGAATATCTGCGGCAGCGACCAGCACATGGTGCGCGGCAGGACGACGGCCCCCGTCGGCCAGTCACTTGGCCACGAAATCACCGGCGAAGTGGTGGAAAAGGGCGACGACGTGTTGTTCGTGAAGGAAGGCGATATTTGTTCGGTGCCGTTCAATATCGCCTGCGGCCGGTGCCGGATGTGCAACGAAGGTAAGACCGGCGTGTGCCTGAACGTGAATCCGGCGCGGCCCGGCGCGGCCTACGGCTACGTCGACATGGGTGGATGGATCGGCGGACAGGCCGAATACGTCATGATCCCGTACGCCGACTTCAACTTGTTGAAGTTCCCGGACCGGGATCAGGCACTCGAGAAGATTCTCGATCTGACGATGTTGTCGGACATCTTCCCCACCGGATATCACGGCGCGGTGTCGGCCGGCGTGACAACCGGGTCGACGGTGTACGTCGCAGGGGCCGGTCCGGTCGGGCTTGCCGCGGCATACGCCTCGCACGTGCTGGGCGCATCGGTGGTGATAGTGGGCGACATGAACGCCGACCGGCTGGCGCAAGCCAGGTCGTTCGGCTGCGAGACTGTCGATCTCAGCAAACCGGGTGACCTTCCCGACAAGCTCGAGCAGATCCTCGGCGAGCCTGAGGTCGATGCCGCCGTCGACGCGGTGGGCTTTGAAGCCAAGGGCCACGGCGAGGGTGCGGCCGAACAGCCGGCCACGGTGCTCAACGACATCATGACGGCGACGAGAGTCGGCGCGTCACTGGGCATTCCCGGACTTTATGTCACGGGTGACCCGGGCGGGGTCGACGAGAATGCGAAGATCGGTCAGATCGGCGTCCGGCTCGGTTTGGGCTGGGCGAAGTCGCATTCGTTCACGACCGGCCAGTGCCCGGTGAAGCGGTACAACCGGCAGCTGATGAATCTGATCCTGGCGGGCAAGGCTGATATCGCCAAGGCCGTCAACGCCACGACCATCAGCCTGGACGAAGCGCCCGACGCGTATCAGCAGTTCGATCAGGGTGCTGCCAAGAAGTTCGTGATCGACCCGCACGGGATGGTCGCCGCGTAA
- a CDS encoding oxidoreductase, whose translation MSTPGGTISLAGDLSISRMGYGAMQLAGPGVSGPPADRDAAVAVLREAVDLGITHIDTADFYGPFVTNEIIKEALYPYPSDVHIVTKVGARRGSDGSWIHTLEPAELKAQVHENLGRLGLEALDVVNLRLAVEEGPADPADLDDQVGALAELRDEGLIRNIGISGATDEQVTAAKAIAPIVTVQNHYNVANRNDDPLVDRAAREGIAYVPFFPLGGFSPIQSTTLDSVASALGASAQQVALAWLLQRSPAIAVIPGTSSSAHLRENVAAADLQLDADTVATLDAIGLER comes from the coding sequence ATGAGTACACCCGGCGGAACGATTTCGCTTGCCGGAGATTTGAGCATTTCACGCATGGGCTACGGGGCTATGCAGTTGGCCGGACCGGGGGTCAGCGGGCCGCCGGCCGATCGCGATGCCGCGGTGGCCGTGCTGCGTGAAGCAGTCGACCTCGGCATCACGCATATCGACACCGCCGACTTCTACGGTCCGTTCGTGACGAACGAGATCATCAAGGAGGCGCTCTATCCGTATCCGTCGGATGTGCACATCGTCACCAAGGTCGGGGCGCGGCGCGGAAGTGACGGTTCGTGGATCCACACGCTTGAGCCGGCCGAATTGAAGGCTCAGGTGCACGAAAATCTCGGCCGTTTGGGTCTTGAGGCGCTGGACGTCGTGAATTTGCGCTTGGCGGTCGAAGAAGGGCCCGCCGATCCGGCCGATCTTGACGATCAGGTAGGTGCCCTGGCCGAACTGCGCGACGAAGGGCTCATCCGGAATATCGGCATCAGCGGTGCGACCGATGAGCAAGTCACCGCAGCCAAAGCGATCGCGCCCATCGTCACCGTGCAAAACCACTACAACGTGGCCAACCGGAACGACGATCCACTCGTGGACCGCGCCGCCCGCGAGGGCATCGCGTATGTGCCGTTTTTCCCGCTCGGCGGTTTTTCGCCGATTCAGTCGACCACACTGGATTCGGTGGCTTCCGCACTCGGGGCCTCGGCCCAGCAAGTTGCGTTGGCGTGGCTGCTGCAACGTTCGCCGGCTATCGCGGTGATCCCCGGCACGTCGTCAAGCGCCCATCTTCGCGAGAACGTCGCGGCGGCCGACTTGCAACTGGATGCGGACACCGTGGCAACGCTCGATGCCATCGGCCTCGAACGCTGA
- the betT gene encoding choline BCCT transporter BetT, with translation MTSKTAEKPVAKPERESRVNPIVFFTSAGIIIALTLWAWLAPGSAETVIGAVVEWVATYFGWYYFLTAAVIIGFILFIGISRYGKVKLGPEQSKPQFNIFTWAAMLFAAGIGTDLMFFSVSEPVTQYLAPPDGDGKSIEAARQAVVWTLFHYGITGWAMYALMGMALAYFAYRRNLPLSIRAALYPIFGKRIWGPIGHSVDIAAVLGTIFGIATSLGIGVVQLNFGLKFLFDLPQNVGMQAALIGLAVVIATISTVSGVDKGIRRLSEINVVLALMLTMFILFTGKTTFLLNSFVMNVGDYLTGFVHMTMNTFAFDHPDAWLNSWTLFFWAWWIAWAPFVGLFLARISRGRSIRQFVAGTMIIPFIYILLWVCIFGNSALDIVMNSGASGAHFGQVAMNHPEKAFYSLLADYPWAPASAGVATFTGLLFYVTSADSGALVMSNFTSYLKTSRADGAKWLRVFWAVATGLLTLVMLSIGGITTLQNATIIMGLPFSFVLYLIMLGLYKSLKGEGRHYDSVRAALPGTLSSRTSPAKPDAKLWRRRLTRMMSYPGKKQTERFMLETCKPAVEEVLAEFRDQSTDAAPINGTDPESGLSFTGLSVNMGDAEAFTYTYWPVECPIPEFATGSARGDDVYYRIEVYIPEGTQGYNVQGYSKEQLISDILDYYERHLTYLRITSEDSIVADPPETDTADVVAES, from the coding sequence ATGACCTCGAAAACTGCTGAGAAGCCGGTGGCCAAACCGGAACGCGAAAGCCGCGTCAACCCGATAGTCTTCTTCACCTCTGCCGGGATCATCATCGCGCTGACCCTGTGGGCGTGGCTGGCTCCCGGCTCGGCCGAAACCGTCATCGGTGCGGTCGTCGAATGGGTGGCCACGTACTTTGGCTGGTACTACTTCCTCACGGCCGCCGTCATCATCGGTTTCATCCTCTTCATCGGTATTTCCCGATACGGGAAGGTCAAACTCGGCCCGGAGCAATCGAAACCGCAATTCAACATCTTCACGTGGGCGGCAATGCTGTTTGCAGCGGGCATCGGCACCGACCTCATGTTCTTTTCCGTCTCGGAGCCGGTCACCCAATACTTGGCACCACCGGACGGCGACGGGAAGAGTATCGAGGCGGCTCGCCAAGCCGTCGTGTGGACGCTGTTCCACTACGGCATCACCGGATGGGCCATGTACGCGCTGATGGGGATGGCGCTTGCCTATTTCGCCTACCGCCGCAATCTTCCCTTGAGCATTCGCGCTGCGCTCTACCCGATCTTCGGCAAGCGCATCTGGGGCCCGATCGGCCACTCGGTCGATATCGCCGCAGTGCTGGGCACCATCTTCGGCATCGCCACCAGCCTGGGCATCGGCGTCGTCCAGCTCAATTTCGGCCTGAAGTTCCTCTTCGATCTGCCGCAGAACGTCGGCATGCAGGCCGCGCTGATCGGATTGGCCGTCGTCATCGCCACCATTTCCACTGTCTCCGGCGTCGACAAGGGCATCCGACGGTTGTCCGAGATCAACGTGGTCCTGGCTCTGATGCTGACGATGTTCATCTTGTTCACCGGCAAGACGACCTTCTTGCTCAATTCGTTCGTGATGAATGTCGGCGACTACCTCACCGGCTTCGTGCATATGACGATGAACACTTTCGCATTCGACCACCCCGATGCCTGGCTGAACAGCTGGACGCTGTTCTTCTGGGCCTGGTGGATCGCCTGGGCGCCGTTCGTCGGACTGTTCTTGGCGCGCATCTCACGCGGCCGCTCGATCCGCCAGTTCGTGGCCGGCACCATGATCATTCCGTTCATCTACATCCTGCTGTGGGTGTGCATCTTCGGTAACAGCGCGCTGGACATCGTCATGAACTCCGGCGCCTCCGGAGCCCACTTCGGCCAGGTCGCCATGAATCACCCGGAAAAGGCGTTCTATTCGCTTTTGGCCGACTACCCCTGGGCCCCGGCCTCGGCAGGCGTCGCCACGTTCACCGGCCTGCTCTTTTACGTCACCTCCGCCGACTCGGGCGCGCTCGTGATGTCGAACTTCACGTCGTACCTGAAGACCTCCCGAGCGGACGGCGCGAAGTGGCTGCGTGTGTTTTGGGCGGTGGCGACCGGCCTGCTCACGCTCGTGATGCTGTCGATCGGCGGCATCACGACCTTGCAGAACGCGACAATCATCATGGGCCTGCCGTTCTCGTTCGTCCTGTATCTGATCATGCTGGGGCTCTACAAATCGCTGAAGGGCGAAGGACGCCACTACGACAGCGTGCGCGCCGCGTTGCCCGGCACCTTGTCGTCGCGCACATCGCCGGCGAAACCCGATGCGAAGCTGTGGCGCCGACGTCTCACGCGCATGATGAGCTATCCCGGCAAAAAGCAGACCGAACGGTTCATGCTCGAAACGTGCAAGCCCGCCGTCGAGGAAGTGCTCGCCGAATTCCGCGACCAATCGACCGACGCCGCACCCATCAACGGCACCGACCCGGAGTCGGGATTGTCGTTCACCGGACTCTCCGTCAACATGGGCGATGCCGAGGCGTTCACGTACACGTATTGGCCGGTCGAATGCCCCATCCCCGAATTTGCCACCGGCAGTGCGCGCGGAGACGACGTGTACTACCGGATCGAGGTGTACATTCCCGAGGGCACGCAGGGGTACAACGTGCAGGGATATTCAAAGGAACAGCTCATCAGCGACATCCTCGACTACTACGAGCGTCATCTGACCTACTTGCGGATCACCAGCGAAGACTCGATTGTCGCCGATCCGCCCGAAACCGACACGGCCGACGTCGTCGCCGAAAGCTAA
- a CDS encoding nuclear transport factor 2 family protein gives MSPMPVPPFDAETAAAKVQAAEDVWNTCDPEKVAMGYTDDSVWRNRDSFIVGRDQIIAFLRQKWQRELDYSLRKQLWAFTGNRIAVRYQYESRDPAGRWWRSYGNELWEYDDAGLNSRRESSINDVPIIESERRIFGRRSDADRGRDVIDLR, from the coding sequence ATGTCGCCGATGCCGGTGCCGCCGTTCGATGCCGAGACGGCTGCCGCCAAGGTCCAAGCGGCCGAGGACGTGTGGAATACGTGCGACCCCGAGAAGGTTGCGATGGGCTATACCGACGATTCGGTATGGCGCAATCGAGATTCATTCATCGTCGGGCGCGATCAAATCATCGCGTTCTTGCGGCAAAAATGGCAGCGCGAACTCGATTATTCGTTGCGCAAACAGCTGTGGGCGTTCACCGGCAATCGGATCGCCGTGCGGTACCAATACGAAAGCCGCGATCCGGCGGGCCGCTGGTGGCGCAGTTACGGCAACGAGCTGTGGGAATACGACGACGCCGGACTGAACAGCCGGCGCGAATCCAGTATCAACGACGTACCAATCATCGAGTCCGAACGGCGCATCTTTGGTCGCCGATCGGACGCCGACCGCGGGCGCGATGTCATAGACCTGCGCTGA
- a CDS encoding aldehyde dehydrogenase family protein, producing MPDTQTLYIDGQWQAAADGATREIHCPANGELVASVSEAGRADVDGAVAAARRAFDSGDWPGTPAAERGDVLLKVAAGLRAAKDEFAHAESLDTGKRLVESEIDMDDIANCFDYFGKLAGQDAGRLVDAGSADVVSRIVHEPVGVCALITPWNYPLLQAAWKVAPALAAGNTFILKPSELTPHTAVLLMSLLENCGVPAGVANLVLGAGAEAGAPMTEHPDVDMVSFTGGFETGRHISSAAALSVKNVALELGGKNPNVVFADADFDAAIDNALNAAFVHSGQVCSAGARLVVEKSLHDKFVDELVRRAKMIRLGGPFDPRAETGPLISAAHREKVSAYVQRGIQEGAVLRCGGEAPSGDLENGFYYLPTVLDDVKQGMSVVVDEGFGPVVTVETFDDEDDAVRIANDTKYGLAAGVWTQDAGKSQRVAGRLRHGTVWINDFHPYLPQAEWGGYGQSGIGRELGPTGLDEYQEAKHIYHNLRPAVTGWFEDGGDQ from the coding sequence ATGCCAGACACTCAGACTTTGTACATCGACGGTCAGTGGCAGGCCGCCGCCGACGGCGCCACCCGGGAGATCCACTGCCCGGCCAACGGCGAGCTGGTCGCCAGCGTTTCGGAAGCCGGACGCGCGGACGTCGACGGCGCCGTCGCTGCTGCCCGGCGTGCCTTCGACTCCGGCGACTGGCCGGGCACGCCCGCAGCCGAACGGGGCGACGTCCTGCTCAAGGTCGCGGCCGGTCTTCGCGCGGCCAAGGACGAGTTCGCCCATGCCGAGTCGCTCGACACCGGCAAGCGGCTCGTCGAAAGCGAAATCGACATGGACGATATCGCGAACTGCTTCGACTACTTCGGCAAACTGGCCGGGCAGGATGCCGGGCGCCTTGTCGACGCCGGCAGTGCCGATGTGGTCAGCCGGATCGTGCACGAGCCGGTCGGGGTCTGCGCACTGATTACGCCGTGGAATTATCCGCTGCTGCAGGCCGCGTGGAAGGTCGCTCCGGCCCTGGCCGCCGGGAACACGTTCATCCTGAAGCCGAGCGAGCTGACACCGCACACCGCCGTTCTGCTCATGTCGCTGCTCGAGAACTGCGGAGTGCCGGCCGGCGTTGCGAACCTGGTGCTGGGCGCGGGTGCCGAGGCCGGTGCGCCCATGACGGAACATCCGGACGTCGACATGGTCTCGTTCACCGGTGGTTTTGAAACCGGACGGCATATTTCGTCGGCCGCCGCCTTGTCGGTGAAGAACGTCGCACTCGAACTCGGCGGAAAGAACCCGAACGTCGTGTTCGCCGATGCCGATTTCGACGCGGCCATCGACAATGCGCTCAATGCCGCATTCGTGCACTCCGGCCAGGTGTGCTCGGCCGGCGCCCGCCTCGTCGTCGAGAAGTCGCTGCACGACAAGTTCGTCGACGAGCTCGTCCGCCGCGCGAAGATGATCCGCCTGGGCGGGCCGTTCGACCCGCGAGCCGAGACCGGACCGCTCATCTCGGCAGCCCACCGGGAGAAGGTCAGCGCGTATGTGCAGCGCGGGATCCAGGAAGGCGCCGTGCTGCGGTGCGGCGGCGAAGCGCCGTCCGGCGATCTCGAGAACGGCTTCTACTACTTGCCCACGGTGCTCGACGACGTCAAGCAAGGCATGTCGGTGGTTGTCGATGAAGGCTTCGGCCCCGTCGTCACTGTCGAAACGTTCGACGACGAGGACGACGCCGTGCGCATCGCCAACGACACGAAATACGGGCTCGCCGCCGGAGTGTGGACGCAGGACGCCGGCAAGTCCCAACGCGTGGCGGGCCGGCTGCGCCACGGCACCGTGTGGATCAACGACTTCCACCCGTACCTGCCGCAAGCCGAATGGGGCGGCTACGGCCAGTCCGGCATCGGCCGCGAGCTCGGGCCGACGGGGCTTGACGAGTATCAGGAAGCCAAGCACATCTACCACAATCTCAGGCCGGCAGTCACGGGCTGGTTCGAGGACGGAGGAGACCAGTGA
- a CDS encoding GMC family oxidoreductase codes for MSENEFDYVVIGGGSGGAAVASRLSEDADVQVALIEAGPSDVDDAAILQVSRWMELLESGYDWDYQVEPQKNGNSFMRHARARVLGGCSSHNSCIAFWAPREDLDEWEARGAEGWRAENTYPLYRRLENNSESGDHHGRSGPVRIRNVPPVDPCGVALLDACEQTGIPRVQFNDNETVVNGANFFQINVREDGVRSSSSVSYLHPNLDRQNLHVLTGLRAKKIVIDDDGRARGVEVLDTDLIHSRTIGARREVILSAGAIDSPKLLMLSGIGPADHLREVGIDVRVDSPGVGSNLQDHPEGVIQWDAKQPMVSESTQWWEIGIFTPTEDGLSRPDLMFHYGSVPFDMHTARQGYPTTENGFCLTPNVTHARSRGTVRLRTIDFRDKPKVDPNYFSDPHDMRVMVAGIKKAREIVSQPAMAEWAGRELYPGPGVQTDEEIADYIAKTHNTVYHPAGTVRMGAADDAGSPLDPQLRVKGVTGLRVADASVMPELTTVNPNITTMMIGERCSDLIKEAASQ; via the coding sequence GTGAGCGAGAACGAATTCGATTACGTCGTCATTGGCGGCGGCTCAGGCGGGGCCGCCGTTGCGTCCCGACTGAGTGAGGACGCGGACGTTCAGGTCGCGCTGATCGAGGCCGGACCGTCCGACGTCGACGACGCCGCGATTTTGCAGGTGTCGCGGTGGATGGAGCTGCTCGAATCCGGGTACGACTGGGATTACCAGGTCGAGCCGCAGAAGAACGGAAACTCGTTCATGCGTCATGCCCGCGCCCGGGTGTTGGGCGGCTGCTCCTCGCATAACTCGTGCATTGCGTTCTGGGCCCCGCGCGAGGACTTGGACGAGTGGGAGGCACGCGGCGCCGAGGGCTGGCGCGCCGAGAACACGTATCCGCTGTACCGCCGTCTGGAAAACAATTCCGAGTCCGGCGACCACCACGGCCGAAGCGGCCCCGTCAGAATCCGCAACGTGCCGCCGGTCGACCCGTGCGGCGTCGCGCTACTGGACGCCTGCGAGCAGACAGGCATCCCGCGCGTGCAGTTCAACGACAACGAGACGGTCGTCAACGGTGCGAACTTCTTTCAGATCAATGTCCGGGAGGACGGCGTCCGGTCGTCGTCGTCGGTCAGCTATCTGCACCCGAATCTTGACCGGCAGAATCTGCACGTCCTCACCGGGCTGCGGGCCAAGAAGATCGTCATCGACGACGACGGCCGCGCGCGTGGCGTCGAAGTCCTCGATACCGACCTGATCCACAGCCGCACGATCGGGGCCAGGCGCGAAGTCATCCTCAGCGCCGGCGCTATCGATTCGCCGAAACTGCTGATGCTGTCGGGTATCGGCCCGGCCGACCACCTGCGCGAGGTCGGCATCGATGTGCGCGTCGACTCCCCCGGCGTCGGATCGAATCTGCAGGACCATCCGGAGGGCGTCATCCAGTGGGACGCCAAGCAGCCGATGGTGTCCGAATCGACGCAGTGGTGGGAGATCGGCATCTTCACTCCGACCGAGGACGGGCTGTCTCGGCCCGACCTCATGTTCCACTACGGATCGGTGCCGTTCGACATGCACACCGCCCGGCAGGGGTATCCGACAACGGAGAACGGCTTCTGCCTGACCCCGAACGTCACGCACGCCCGCTCCCGCGGCACAGTGCGGCTACGCACTATCGACTTTCGGGACAAGCCGAAGGTCGACCCGAACTACTTCTCGGATCCGCACGACATGCGCGTCATGGTCGCAGGGATCAAGAAAGCCCGCGAGATCGTGTCCCAGCCGGCCATGGCCGAGTGGGCCGGGCGGGAGCTGTATCCGGGGCCGGGCGTACAGACCGATGAGGAGATCGCCGACTACATCGCCAAGACCCACAACACCGTGTACCATCCGGCCGGCACGGTGCGGATGGGCGCGGCGGACGACGCAGGGTCGCCGCTCGATCCGCAGCTGCGGGTGAAGGGCGTGACGGGCCTGCGAGTCGCCGACGCCTCTGTGATGCCGGAGCTCACGACGGTGAACCCGAACATCACGACCATGATGATCGGCGAGCGGTGCTCGGATCTGATCAAGGAGGCCGCCTCCCAGTAG